One part of the Lycium ferocissimum isolate CSIRO_LF1 chromosome 8, AGI_CSIRO_Lferr_CH_V1, whole genome shotgun sequence genome encodes these proteins:
- the LOC132067803 gene encoding F-box protein At2g23160-like, whose product MEGTLNKFAITTTKKRSPLPFRYRGTTERIQKRCRRTDEKHGFGDDIVKKILIFLPAKSLMRFKCVSKAWNALIRDPNFVKSHNARSQARRSAIHLLFELETPPLPKYSATTSATQLQLEGFSLHLAPHHYYSDTRSNMITCSNHCNGLVCVKFYEVDQVYLYNVTTGEIKALPFSLIYQYRWGPRLFLGFDTIAEKYKLLHVFYYKNRPTIKILTLGTNSWREIIPENSSPNISFRGCIYLHGALYWTDSFHPINYFNIREEKFGIVSTPVIFCLGKLKIMLTALLGKLVFSFPKYEKLVVYDVVKKVFKKFNLSPNLEKVALLEEERTDKIKFADVLATASLLSAPASLAFPKGFLLSHASRFVENITPLKFIDF is encoded by the coding sequence ATGGAAGGAACCCTCAATAAATTCGCAATTACTACCACAAAAAAGCGGTCGCCCTTGCCCTTTAGATATAGAGGCACAACAGAAAGGATTCAAAAAAGATGTCGAAGGACGGATGAGAAGCATGGTTTTGGAGACGACATAGTAAAGAAGATTCTAATATTTCTTCCAGCCAAGTCTCTCATGCGATTCAAGTGTGTTTCTAAAGCTTGGAACGCTTTGATACGAGATCCAAATTTTGTCAAGTCGCACAATGCTCGTTCTCAAGCCCGTAGGTCAGCCATCCACCTTTTGTTTGAACTGGAAACACCTCCTCTTCCTAAGTATTCGGCGACTACTTCTGCAACACAGTTACAACTAGAGGGATTTTCTTTACATCTCGCGCCTCATCATTATTATTCCGACACAAGATCAAACATGATTACCTGTTCAAATCATTGCAATGGCCTTGTTTGTGTAAAGTTCTATGAAGTTGATCAAGTTTACTTATACAATGTCACCACAGGGGAGATAAAAGCTTTGCCATTCTCTCTGATATATCAATACAGATGGGGTCCTAGATTGTTTTTGGGATTTGATACGATCGCGGAAAAATACAAATTGCTTCATGTGTTTTACTACAAAAATCGTCCAACGATCAAGATTCTAACTCTAGGAACCAATTCTTGGAGAGAAATAATCCCTGAAAATTCTTCTCCCAATATTTCATTTAGGGGATGTATTTACCTCCATGGTGCACTTTATTGGACTGATTCATTCCATCCTATCAACTACTTCAACATCAGAGAGGAGAAGTTTGGGATTGTTTCAACCCCGGTAATTTTTTGTCTTGGTAAGTTGAAGATAATGCTAACTGCATTGCTGGGAAAGCTGGTTTTTTCCTTCCCAAAATATGAAAAGCTGGTAGTATATGATGTAGTTAAAAAGGTTTTCAAGAAATTCAACCTTAGTCCCAATTTGGAGAAGGTTGCCTtgcttgaagaagaaaggactGACAAGATAAAGTTTGCAGATGTTTTAGCAACTGCGAGCCTTCTTAGTGCCCCAGCTTCTTTGGCCTTCCCTAAAGGTTTTCTGTTAAGTCATGCTAGCAGATTTGTTGAGAACATTACTCCAttgaaatttattgatttttag
- the LOC132066217 gene encoding putative F-box protein At1g32420 has product MEGSLSEFAITTTKERPRSPSKDRGVTESIQKRCRRTSKKHDFGDDILLELLILLPPKSLMRFKCVSKTWNTLIQHPNFVKSHNAHSRTRPSATRLLLQLEILPPASQATTSLIPTPQPEGLSLQLAPHHYCSDTRSEMVICSNHCNGLVCVYNNKDTQVYLYNVTTGEIKALPFSLQSSPDSGTNSWREIPEKNSSTNFSSRCNCIFLNGVLYWTDLYCDIDYFDIREEKFGTLSPPRTRNYGFDELSKTQTALQGKLVLSWFNFYRRGDKVYSVYDEVTKVFKNFNSIRKLEKVTLPEAERIDKTKIAEVLATMSLISAPTFLEFPDCFLLSHASTFVENIMPLNFIDDF; this is encoded by the exons ATGGAAGGATCCCTCAGTGAATTTGCCATTACTACCACAAAGGAGCGGCCGCGCTCGCCCTCTAAAGATAGAGGCGTAACAGAAAGTATTCAAAAAAGATGTCGAAGGACGAGCAAGAAGCATGATTTTGGAGATGACATATTATTGGAGTTACTAATATTGCTTCCACCCAAGTCTCTGATGCGATTCAAGTGTGTTTCTAAAACTTGGAACACTTTGATACAACATCCAAACTTTGTCAAGTCCCACAATGCTCATTCTCGAACCCGTCCCTCTGCCACCCGCCTGTTGCTTCAACTGGAAATACTTCCTCCTGCTAGTCAGGCGACCACTTCTTTGATCCCAACACCACAACCAGAGGGATTATCTTTACAACTCGCGCCTCATCATTATTGTTCCGACACAAGATCAGAGATGGTTATATGTTCAAATCATTGCAATGGCCTTGTTTGTGTTTATAACAATAAAGATACTCAGGTTTACTTATACAATGTCACCACAGGGGAGATAAAAGCTTTACCATTCTCTCTGCAGAGCAGCCCGGATAGTG GAACCAACTCTTGGAGAGAAATACCTGAAAAAAACTCGTCTACAAATTTTTCTTCTAGGTGTAATTGTATTTTCCTCAACGGAGTACTTTACTGGACAGATTTATACTGTGATATCGACTACTTCGACATCAGAGAGGAGAAGTTTGGGACACTTTCACCGCCACGAACAAGGAATTATGGTTTCGATGAGCTGAGCAAAACGCAAACTGCGTTGCAGGGAAAGCTGGTTTTGAGTTGGTTCAACTTCTATAGGAGGGGAGATAAAGTCTATTCGGTATATGATGAAGTTACAAAGGTTTTTAAGAATTTTAACTCTATTCGCAAATTGGAGAAGGTTACCTTGCCTGAAGCAGAAAGGATTGACAAGACAAAGATTGCAGAAGTTTTAGCAACAATGAGTCTAATTAGTGCCCCAACTTTTTTGGAATTCCCTGATTGTTTTCTGTTAAGTCATGCTAGCACTTTTGTTGAGAACATTATGCCATTaaattttattgatgatttttag
- the LOC132066218 gene encoding rhamnogalacturonan I rhamnosyltransferase 1-like, translated as MELKLFRNRKRGKLKGLIAKTRATISRLWLLVTSFLVVFSIVKLIMFVHTWKHEVSNPKDHPHYGTSLHPKSEYISNGYLMISTNGGLNQMRAGICDMVAIARYMNATLVVPKFDRTSLWKDQSEFEDVFDVDYFIDSLIDEVRIIKELPLHLYKKMKGGECISIHSSLKDDVKKEYCLSFPPGSWSTMEFYHKRVLPLMKKHEVLNFTKSDFRLANNELPIQVQKLRCRVNYDAMRFVSPIKKMGEKIVELLRQRGPILALHLRYEKDILAFTGCNEGVTPHEALDLQKMRDNISWWKNKHPNSTAERLAGSCPLTPEETALILKALNIHPNTQIYIAAGDTYGGDRRLASLQEAFPNLVRKENLLPSTEFLAFKNHSTQMAAVDYIVSVSSDIFFPTYGGNMAHLVEGHRRYMGFQKTIKPNRRLLVKLIDKYRRGALSWQEFSILVKESHKNRVGNPVKRVVIPGKPKEEEYFWSNPQECL; from the exons ATGGAGTTGAAGTTGTTTAGAAATAGAAAACGTGGAAAGCTAAAAGGTTTGATTGCTAAGACTCGAGCAACTATATCAAGGCTATGGCTACTAGTTACATCATTCTTGGTTGTATTCAGCATTGTGAAATTAATAATGTTTGTTCATACATGGAAACATGAAGTTTCAAACCCAAAGGATCATCCTCATTATGGTACAAGTTTACATCCCAAAA GCGAATATATCAGTAATGGATATTTAATGATCTCTACAAATGGTGGACTCAATCAAATGAGAGCAGGA ATATGTGACATGGTTGCGATTGCGAGGTATATGAATGCAACACTTGTAGTTCCAAAATTTGATCGCACCTCATTGTGGAAAGATCAAAG TGAATTCGAAGACGtttttgatgttgattatttCATAGATTCATTGATAGATGAGGTTCGAATAATAAAGGAATTACCTTTGCACTTATACAAGAAAATGAAAG gTGGAGAGTGTATATCTATCCATTCAAGTCTAAAAGATGATGTGAAGAAGGAATATTGTCTTTCCTTTCCTCCTGGTAGTTGGTCAACGATGGAGTTCTATCACAAAAGA GTTCTCCCTCTTATGAAGAAGCATGAAGTATTGAACTTTACCAAAAGTGATTTTAGGCTTGCTAATAATGAGCTTCCTATACAAGTGCAAAAATTGCGTTGTCGAGTGAACTATGATGCCATGAGATTTGTGTCTCCAATAAAGAAAATGGGAGAAAAGATTGTGGAATTATTAAGGCAAAGAGGTCCAATCTTAGCTCTTCATCTTAGATATGAGAAAGATATATTAGCCTTCACAGGTTGCAATGAAGGTGTTACTCCACATGAAGCACTAGATTTGCAAAAGATGAG AGATAACatttcttggtggaaaaatAAGCACCCCAATTCCACAGCAGAAAGATTGGCTGGATCTTGTCCTTTAACACCTGAAGAAACTGCATTGATATTGAAGGCTTTGAATATTCATCCTAACACTCAAATTTATATTGCTGCTGGAGATACTTATGGGGGAGATAGAAGATTGGCAAGTTTGCAAGAGGCTTTTCCAAATTTG GTAAGGAAAGAAAATCTGTTGCCATCCACTgaatttttggccttcaaaaATCATTCCACTCAAATGGCAGCAGTGGACTATATTGTATCAGTTAGTTCAGATATATTTTTCCCTACCTATGGTGGAAATATGGCCCATCTTGTTGAAGGACATAGAAG ATATATGGGATTTCAAAAAACTATTAAGCCCAACAGAAGGCTTCTAGTGAAATTGATTGACAAGTATAGAAGAGGAGCTCTAAGTTGGCAAGAATTTTCAATTTTAGTGAAGGAATCTCATAAAAATCGAGTGGGAAATCCAGTTAAAAGAGTTGTGATTCCAGGAAAACCAAAAGAAGAGGAATATTTTTGGTCCAATCCTCAAGAatgtttatga